A portion of the Gossypium arboreum isolate Shixiya-1 chromosome 8, ASM2569848v2, whole genome shotgun sequence genome contains these proteins:
- the LOC108470311 gene encoding vacuolar-processing enzyme-like, with the protein MAKHDSVFIKNPSLFFLILLLFEANHIEGAGRLNQWESGIRLPTDKNNEPEELDEQQVGTRWAVLVAGSSGYGNYRHQADVCHAYQLLRKGGLKEENIVVFMYDDIAMNELNPRPGVIINHPQGDDVYAGVPKDYTGEHVTAANLYAVLLGNKDALSGGSGKVIDSKPNDRIFIYYSDHGGPGVLGMPNMPFLYAMDFLDVLKKKHAAGTYKEMVLYVEACESGSIFEGIMPKDLDVYVTTASNAQESSWGTYCPGMEPPPPPEFITCLGDLYSVAWMEDSETHNLKRETVEQQYESVKERTSNFNAYAFGGSHVMEYGNTSIKLEKLYLYQGFDPATVNLPPNELSPNTPMEAVNQRDADILFLWHMYKNSEDGSKKTEILRQITETKRHRIHLDGSIDLIGTLLYGPAKGSAILKSVRETGLPLVDDWQCLKSVVRLFETHCGSLTQYGMKHMRAFANICNSGVSQALMQEACTAACNGHGPIQWHPSNQGYGA; encoded by the exons ATGGCAAAACACGATTCTGTTTTCATCAAGAACCcatctttgtttttcttgatattACTGCTTTTTGAGGCAAATCATATTGAAGGAGCCGGTCGGTTGAACCAGTGGGAGTCTGGAATCCGGCTGCCAACAGACAAAAATAATGAACCGGAGGAACTAGATGAGCAGCAAGTTGGAACAAGATGGGCCGTTCTTGTTGCTGGTTCATCTGGCTACGGTAATTACAGGCATCAG GCAGATGTATGCCATGCCTATCAGCTGTTAAGGAAAGGAGGATTGAAGGAAGAGAACATAGTGGTGTTTATGTACGATGACATAGCCATGAATGAGCTGAATCCCAGACCAGGAGTTATCATCAACCATCCTCAAGGGGATGATGTTTATGCTGGCGTGCCTAAG GATTACACGGGTGAGCATGTAACTGCTGCAAATTTGTATGCAGTACTTCTTGGTAACAAAGATGCACTGAGTGGTGGAAGTGGAAAGGTAATTGATAGCAAACCCAATGACAGAATATTCATATACTACTCGGATCATGGAGGCCCTGGAGTTCTGG GGATGCCAAATATGCCATTCCTGTATGCTATGGATTTTCTTGATGTCTTGAAGAAGAAACATGCTGCAGGAACTTACAAAGAGATG GTTTTATATGTAGAAGCTTGTGAAAGTGGGAGTATCTTTGAAGGCATAATGCCCAAAGATCTTGACGTTTATGTAACAACGGCATCGAATGCTCAAGAGAGTAGCTGGGGAACTTATTGTCCTGGGATGGAACCTCCTCCACCTCCAGAGTTTATCACTTGTTTAGGAGATCTGTATAGTGTGGCTTGGATGGAAGACAG TGAAACTCACAATCTTAAGAGAGAAACTGTAGAGCAACAGTATGAATCA GTAAAGGAAAGGACTTCCAATTTCAATGCTTACGCATTTGGTGGATCGCATGTGATGGAGTATGGGAACACGAGCATTAAACTGGAAAAGCTTTATTTATATCAAGGTTTTGATCCTGCCACCGTAAACCTTCCTCCAAATGAGCTGAGCCCCAACACCCCCATGGAAGCGGTTAATCAGAGAGATGCAGATATTCTCTTTTTATGGCATATG TACAAAAATTCTGAAGATGGATCAAAGAAGACTGAAATACTCAGACAGATAACTGAGACAAAAAGGCATAGAATCCACTTGGATGGCAGCATTGATTTGATTGGAACACTTTTATATGGACCAGCAAAAGGCTCTGCCATTCTCAAATCTGTAAGGGAAACTGGTTTGCCCCTTGTTGATGACTGGCAATGCTTGAAATCCGTG GTCCGCTTGTTCGAAACACACTGTGGGTCATTGACACAATACGGCATGAAACACATGCGTGCGTTCGCCAACATTTGCAATAGTGGTGTTTCCCAAGCCTTAATGCAGGAAGCTTGTACTGCTGCATGCAACGGCCATGGTCCGATTCAATGGCATCCTTCAAATCAAGGCTATGGTGCTTGA